One segment of Desulfonauticus submarinus DNA contains the following:
- a CDS encoding MFS transporter — protein sequence MSDSQRKMYVFLFVLTVVTTLGFQGWRTLLNNFAVEIVQINGQQMGILQSVREVPGFLALLVIYLLFIFKEHKLAALSVIVLGVGISLTGFFPSFYGLIFCTILMSFGFHYYETLNQSLTLQYFDLKQAPLVMGRLKGISSLVNIITGGFVFLLAFWLNYKQIFLVLGMLTIVGGVWAILQDPSDKNLPPQHKKMILRSKYWLFYVLTLLAGARRQIFIAFAVFLLVKKFHYSIFEISVLFVINNIINYYVSPLLGKAINKFGERKILSLEYFSLIFIFCVYAFSNNKWIIGGMYILDHIFFNFAIAIRSFFQKIADPKDIAPSMAVGFTINHIVAVIIPALGGMLWMYDYKIPFIGGAVLSFISLCFVQLIRVKQ from the coding sequence ATGTCAGATTCTCAGCGTAAAATGTATGTGTTTTTATTTGTATTAACTGTGGTTACTACACTTGGATTTCAAGGATGGAGAACATTATTAAATAATTTTGCAGTAGAGATTGTGCAAATAAATGGACAACAAATGGGAATATTACAGTCTGTAAGAGAGGTTCCTGGTTTTTTAGCTTTACTAGTAATTTATTTGTTGTTTATTTTTAAAGAGCACAAATTGGCAGCATTGTCTGTTATTGTTTTGGGAGTAGGTATATCTTTAACAGGATTTTTTCCTTCTTTTTATGGATTGATTTTTTGTACTATTTTGATGTCTTTTGGTTTTCATTATTATGAGACTTTAAATCAATCTTTAACTTTACAGTATTTTGACTTAAAACAAGCACCTCTGGTTATGGGCAGGCTAAAAGGTATATCTTCTTTAGTAAACATTATTACAGGTGGTTTTGTATTTTTATTAGCCTTTTGGTTAAATTATAAGCAAATTTTTTTAGTTTTAGGCATGTTAACCATAGTAGGTGGAGTTTGGGCAATTTTACAAGATCCTTCTGATAAAAATTTGCCACCTCAGCACAAGAAAATGATTTTGCGCTCAAAGTATTGGCTTTTTTATGTCCTTACTTTGTTGGCTGGAGCTAGACGCCAAATTTTTATAGCTTTTGCTGTTTTTCTTTTAGTTAAAAAATTTCACTACTCTATATTTGAAATATCTGTACTTTTTGTGATAAATAACATTATTAATTATTATGTAAGTCCTTTACTTGGAAAGGCTATTAATAAGTTTGGCGAAAGAAAAATACTTAGTTTAGAATATTTTTCTTTGATTTTTATTTTTTGTGTTTATGCTTTTTCTAATAACAAATGGATAATAGGCGGAATGTATATTTTAGATCATATTTTCTTTAATTTTGCTATAGCAATTAGATCTTTTTTTCAAAAGATCGCAGATCCTAAAGATATTGCTCCTAGTATGGCCGTAGGGTTTACTATTAACCATATTGTAGCTGTTATTATACCTGCTTTGGGGGGCATGTTATGGATGTATGACTATAAAATTCCTTTTATTGGAGGAGCTGTTTTAAGTTTTATTTCGCTTTGTTTTGTACAACTTATTAGGGTTAAACAATAA
- a CDS encoding potassium channel family protein, translating into MNQRIFFNNRYLRWKVKYGHFFPLALGTISLCFVFCFGIFIYWHIEGWEIGESIYQVIITLSTVGFMEVHPLSHKARMLTSVLIFMGVGNFAFLMGAFTQLLVEGHLQDLLGRRKMQKIIQKLEGHFIICGYGRIGSVVAKEILKEGLPVVIVEQDEQVIQELQMEGILYIHGDATSDQVLLSANLKKAKALITTLSKEAQNVYVTLTARQLVPKLNIIARAEHENSIQKLEFAGADRVLTPYVIGGKRMAQVVLRPTVTDFLELALLEKHLDLQMEELVISDNSILVGKDLINSEIRPRYNLIIIAIKKADGKMIFNPGPKTVISAGDTLIVVGNKDNLKRIEEIL; encoded by the coding sequence ATGAATCAAAGAATATTTTTTAATAACCGTTATTTACGTTGGAAAGTAAAATATGGCCATTTTTTTCCCCTAGCCTTAGGCACTATTAGTTTATGTTTTGTATTTTGTTTTGGTATTTTTATTTATTGGCATATAGAAGGCTGGGAAATAGGAGAAAGTATTTATCAAGTAATTATTACTCTTTCCACAGTAGGTTTTATGGAAGTACATCCACTTAGTCATAAGGCGAGGATGTTAACTTCTGTTCTTATTTTTATGGGTGTAGGTAATTTTGCATTTTTAATGGGAGCTTTTACACAACTTTTAGTGGAAGGACATTTACAAGATTTACTTGGAAGGAGAAAAATGCAGAAAATTATTCAGAAATTAGAAGGTCATTTTATTATTTGTGGATATGGTAGAATTGGTTCTGTAGTAGCTAAAGAAATTTTAAAGGAAGGTTTACCTGTAGTAATTGTAGAACAAGATGAACAGGTTATTCAAGAATTACAAATGGAAGGAATTTTATATATTCATGGAGATGCTACTTCAGATCAAGTTTTACTTTCTGCTAATTTAAAAAAAGCAAAAGCCTTAATTACTACTTTAAGTAAAGAAGCTCAAAATGTTTATGTCACTCTTACTGCAAGACAACTTGTGCCTAAGTTAAATATTATAGCTAGAGCTGAGCATGAGAATTCTATTCAAAAATTAGAGTTTGCAGGTGCTGATAGGGTGCTTACTCCATATGTAATTGGTGGTAAAAGAATGGCGCAAGTTGTATTAAGACCTACAGTTACTGATTTTTTAGAATTAGCATTGTTAGAAAAACATTTAGATCTTCAAATGGAAGAACTTGTGATTAGTGATAATTCCATTTTAGTTGGTAAGGACTTGATTAATTCTGAAATTAGACCTCGTTATAATTTAATTATTATTGCAATAAAAAAGGCAGACGGAAAAATGATTTTTAATCCTGGTCCCAAAACTGTTATTTCTGCTGGAGATACATTAATTGTAGTTGGCAATAAAGATAATTTAAAGCGTATAGAGGAGATTTTGTAA
- the dapB gene encoding 4-hydroxy-tetrahydrodipicolinate reductase encodes MATEIIVLGAKGRMGSTIARLADNDPDYALCAVIEREGNTDGLEVYSTFVSTNLQDALLKYPSAVVIDFTVPKVSLDTVKCCKEVGGKAVIGTTGFSSEELSYLKENSKDISLLWAPNMSVGINVLLKILPQLVKILGEKYDLEISEIHHKFKKDAPSGTALKLAQCLAEARGVDLDKVGKFCRHGIIGERSSEEIGVQTLRGGDVVGDHTVYFLGPGERIEITHRAHSRETFAQGALRAAKWLAHQKPGKLYSMSDVLN; translated from the coding sequence ATGGCAACAGAAATTATTGTTTTAGGTGCAAAAGGTAGAATGGGGTCAACTATAGCAAGATTAGCAGATAATGATCCAGATTATGCATTATGTGCTGTTATAGAGAGAGAAGGAAATACTGATGGGTTAGAAGTATATTCTACTTTTGTTTCTACAAATTTACAAGATGCTCTTTTAAAATATCCTAGTGCTGTTGTTATTGATTTTACAGTTCCTAAAGTTAGTTTAGATACAGTAAAATGTTGTAAAGAGGTTGGAGGAAAAGCTGTTATAGGTACTACAGGATTTAGCTCAGAAGAACTTTCTTATTTAAAAGAAAATTCTAAAGATATTTCTTTGCTTTGGGCTCCTAATATGAGTGTGGGAATAAATGTGCTTTTAAAGATTTTACCTCAATTAGTAAAAATATTGGGTGAAAAATACGACTTAGAAATAAGTGAGATACATCATAAATTTAAAAAAGATGCTCCTTCTGGTACAGCTTTAAAATTAGCTCAATGTTTAGCAGAAGCAAGGGGTGTTGATTTGGATAAAGTAGGTAAATTTTGCAGGCATGGAATTATAGGAGAACGTAGCTCAGAAGAGATTGGCGTGCAAACCCTACGAGGTGGAGATGTTGTTGGAGATCATACTGTGTATTTTTTAGGCCCAGGAGAAAGAATAGAGATTACTCATAGAGCTCATTCTAGAGAAACTTTTGCTCAAGGGGCTTTAAGGGCTGCAAAGTGGTTAGCACATCAAAAACCCGGTAAATTGTATTCTATGTCTGATGTACTTAATTAA
- a CDS encoding DMT family transporter: MKATLVYFILGILAGFLGAAQPGINSVLDSKIGHPILASAVSFLVGSCALIFLILILRIPLPNILEIKSVPWWAWTGGLLGAFFVLVSVILAPKVGAITLMALVLAGQVMASLIYDHFGLLGFPVHPISIFRLLGIIFIFVGIYLVHRF, encoded by the coding sequence ATGAAAGCTACGTTGGTTTATTTTATTTTAGGAATTTTAGCTGGTTTTTTGGGTGCTGCTCAACCTGGGATAAATAGTGTTTTGGACTCAAAGATTGGACATCCTATCTTAGCCTCTGCTGTATCTTTTTTGGTGGGAAGTTGTGCCCTTATTTTTTTGATTTTGATTTTGAGAATTCCTTTACCTAATATACTAGAAATAAAAAGTGTGCCTTGGTGGGCTTGGACAGGTGGTTTACTTGGGGCATTTTTTGTATTGGTTTCAGTAATTTTAGCTCCAAAAGTTGGCGCTATTACTCTCATGGCCTTAGTTTTGGCAGGCCAAGTCATGGCTTCTTTGATATATGACCATTTTGGATTACTTGGATTTCCTGTGCATCCTATTAGTATCTTTAGATTACTTGGTATAATATTTATATTTGTAGGTATTTATTTAGTTCATCGTTTTTAA
- the ispG gene encoding flavodoxin-dependent (E)-4-hydroxy-3-methylbut-2-enyl-diphosphate synthase, which translates to MRHKTKEIFIGNVGIGGNNPIRIQSMTNTDTRDVNSTVEQIKRLENVGCEIVRVAVLDEQAAKSISKIKNKINIPLVADIHFDYRLALISIKEGVDGLRINPGNIGSEDKVDLVVREALEYNVPIRIGVNGGSLEKDLLLKYNGVTPEAMVESALKHVRMLEQRDFFDIKISLKCSSVLKTIKAYQLLAKKVYYPLHIGITEAGTFMRGTVKSSVGLGILLFNGLGDTLRVSLTDDPVKEVQVAWEILRSLELRQRGPEIISCPTCGRTEIDLIALANKVEDALKDIQDVFSVAVMGCVVNGPGEAKDADIGLAGGRDCGVIFVKGKIKKKIKGEKNLLSAFLEEVDSFLKSKKGGDNVK; encoded by the coding sequence ATGCGCCATAAAACAAAGGAAATTTTTATTGGAAATGTTGGAATTGGTGGAAACAACCCTATTAGAATACAATCTATGACTAATACTGATACTAGAGATGTAAACTCTACAGTTGAGCAAATTAAAAGATTAGAAAATGTTGGGTGTGAAATAGTTAGGGTTGCTGTTTTAGATGAACAAGCGGCAAAATCAATTTCTAAAATAAAAAATAAAATAAATATCCCATTAGTTGCTGATATTCACTTTGATTATAGATTAGCTTTAATCTCTATAAAAGAAGGTGTAGATGGTCTTAGAATAAATCCTGGTAATATAGGTTCTGAAGATAAAGTTGATTTAGTGGTAAGAGAGGCATTAGAGTACAATGTTCCTATAAGAATAGGAGTAAATGGGGGTTCTTTAGAAAAAGATCTTTTATTAAAATATAATGGAGTAACTCCAGAAGCTATGGTAGAAAGTGCTTTAAAACATGTAAGAATGTTAGAACAACGAGATTTTTTTGATATTAAAATTTCCTTAAAATGTTCTTCTGTGTTAAAAACTATTAAGGCATATCAGTTATTAGCTAAAAAAGTGTATTATCCTTTACACATAGGTATTACAGAGGCTGGCACTTTTATGAGAGGTACTGTAAAATCTTCTGTAGGATTAGGTATATTATTGTTTAATGGTCTTGGAGATACTTTGAGAGTTTCTCTTACTGATGATCCAGTTAAAGAAGTACAAGTTGCGTGGGAAATATTGCGTTCTTTAGAATTAAGGCAGAGGGGGCCAGAAATAATTTCTTGTCCTACGTGTGGAAGAACAGAAATAGATTTAATAGCTTTAGCAAACAAAGTAGAAGATGCTTTAAAAGATATTCAAGATGTGTTTAGTGTAGCTGTAATGGGATGTGTAGTAAATGGTCCTGGAGAGGCAAAAGACGCAGATATTGGTCTGGCTGGGGGAAGAGATTGTGGGGTAATTTTTGTTAAAGGAAAAATTAAAAAAAAGATAAAAGGAGAAAAAAATTTACTTTCTGCTTTTTTGGAAGAAGTGGATAGTTTTTTAAAGTCAAAAAAAGGGGGAGACAATGTTAAATAA
- the waaF gene encoding lipopolysaccharide heptosyltransferase II — protein MKILVWQTAFLGDLILTTPLIQSLKKNYPQSKISLVCKSFGKEVFKHNPYVDELICFDKKTSSFFNLILNLKKKKFNLAISPHRSHRASLSLFLAKIPVRVGFDKAGFSFLYTCVQKHEFSGGHEIERNLKLLSCLPDFDTQNICKIPSLYVKREEEKIISNLNLKFKKYIAIAPGSKWPTKCWTVKGFKEVVKYLVEKNYFVVLLGSEQENNVCEQIKQNYAKVLNLAGKTTLRESFALIKGAKLLISNDSAPVHMAVSLNTYVIAIFGPTVKKLGFYPYKNGEIIEVDLDCRPCGLHGHKKCPYGHHDCMKKISSKYVIQKIEEVLSR, from the coding sequence TTGAAGATATTGGTATGGCAAACTGCATTTTTAGGTGATCTTATTTTAACCACTCCCTTAATTCAATCTTTAAAAAAAAATTATCCTCAATCTAAAATTTCTTTAGTATGTAAATCTTTTGGCAAAGAGGTTTTTAAACACAATCCATATGTGGATGAACTTATTTGTTTTGATAAAAAAACTTCTAGTTTTTTTAATCTTATTTTGAACTTAAAAAAAAAGAAATTTAATTTAGCTATTTCTCCTCATCGTTCCCATAGAGCTTCTTTAAGTTTATTTTTAGCTAAAATACCTGTAAGAGTTGGATTTGATAAAGCTGGGTTTTCTTTTTTATATACCTGTGTTCAAAAACATGAATTTTCTGGAGGGCATGAAATAGAGCGTAATCTTAAATTGTTAAGTTGTTTACCTGATTTTGATACCCAAAATATCTGTAAAATACCATCTCTTTATGTTAAACGAGAAGAAGAAAAAATTATTTCTAATTTAAATTTAAAATTTAAAAAATACATAGCAATTGCTCCTGGGAGTAAGTGGCCTACAAAGTGCTGGACCGTTAAAGGTTTTAAAGAAGTAGTTAAATATTTAGTAGAAAAAAATTATTTTGTTGTATTACTTGGAAGTGAACAAGAAAATAATGTCTGTGAACAAATAAAACAAAATTATGCAAAAGTTTTAAATTTAGCAGGAAAAACTACGTTAAGGGAAAGCTTTGCTTTAATTAAAGGAGCAAAATTACTTATTTCCAATGATTCTGCTCCTGTCCATATGGCAGTTTCTTTAAATACATATGTAATAGCAATTTTTGGCCCTACAGTAAAAAAATTAGGATTTTATCCATATAAAAATGGAGAAATTATAGAGGTAGATTTAGATTGTCGTCCTTGTGGTTTGCATGGACATAAAAAATGTCCTTATGGTCATCATGACTGTATGAAAAAAATTTCTAGTAAGTATGTTATTCAAAAAATAGAAGAGGTTTTAAGTAGATAA
- the ligA gene encoding NAD-dependent DNA ligase LigA, whose amino-acid sequence MPFPLWAKKRVEELRNIIEYHNYRYYVLDDPEISDAEYDRLFKELLELEDKYPELRDPASPTQKIGGKPLSKFEEFRHSIPMYSLDNAFSLDELKGFCIRIEKTLRQKDIDYWVEVKLDGLAVELVYSKGRFVAGGTRGDGEIGEDITANLKTVKNLPLKLRGDFPVYLEVRGEVVLFKKDFYKLNNDQVAKGEKVFANPRNAAAGSLRQLDPKITAKRPLRFFAYGVGKLEDISFNTQEDIYFALKEMGIPVVPEAKRCTNFEEIENYFKEIQIKRENLPFEIDGLVIKVNNLDFQEKLGYTARFPRFALALKFPAHQAETVLKDVVFQVGRTGVITPVAVLEPVNIGGATVSRATLHNESEIKAKGLKIYDHVIVQRAGDVIPEIVRPLVEKRTGREKDIIFPTHCPVCGSKLERIGSEVAIRCVNLSCPARLEASLIHFVSKKGVDIEGIGKKWIPIFIENGLVKSPSDLFKLRKQDLLSLPRMGEKLAQNIINSIAKAKHKITLEKLIFALGIRHVGEQTAKILAKNYSSLEELSKASEEELCKLRDIGPEVARSIVLFFKLEENKKLLLELKKLGVFPIKVKEKDNEFRPLEGKIFVLTGSLKHFSREQAKKIIEDLGGRVSSSISKKTDFLVVGEKPGSKLQKAKQFGTKIINEQEFLRLVSYR is encoded by the coding sequence ATGCCGTTTCCTTTATGGGCTAAAAAAAGAGTAGAAGAGCTTAGAAATATTATAGAATATCATAATTATCGTTACTATGTATTAGATGACCCTGAAATATCTGATGCAGAGTATGATAGATTATTTAAAGAACTTTTAGAGTTAGAAGATAAATATCCTGAATTAAGAGATCCTGCTTCACCTACTCAAAAAATTGGGGGCAAGCCTCTTTCTAAGTTTGAAGAATTTAGACATTCTATACCTATGTATAGTTTAGATAATGCCTTTTCTTTAGATGAATTAAAGGGGTTTTGTATACGCATTGAAAAAACACTGAGACAAAAAGATATTGATTATTGGGTAGAAGTAAAACTAGATGGATTAGCCGTAGAATTAGTTTATTCTAAAGGTAGGTTTGTTGCAGGTGGAACTAGAGGAGATGGAGAAATAGGAGAGGATATTACAGCTAATTTAAAGACTGTTAAAAATTTGCCTCTTAAGTTGCGCGGAGATTTTCCTGTATATTTAGAAGTTAGAGGAGAAGTGGTTTTATTTAAAAAAGATTTTTATAAATTGAATAATGATCAAGTTGCTAAAGGAGAAAAAGTTTTTGCCAATCCCCGTAATGCTGCAGCAGGTTCTTTAAGGCAGCTTGATCCAAAGATTACAGCCAAAAGGCCTTTGCGCTTTTTTGCTTATGGAGTGGGTAAATTAGAAGATATTAGTTTTAATACTCAAGAGGATATTTATTTTGCCCTTAAAGAAATGGGCATACCTGTAGTTCCAGAGGCAAAAAGGTGTACAAACTTTGAGGAAATAGAGAATTATTTTAAAGAAATTCAAATTAAAAGGGAAAATTTGCCTTTTGAGATAGATGGCTTGGTAATAAAAGTAAATAACTTAGATTTTCAAGAGAAATTAGGTTATACTGCAAGATTTCCTAGATTTGCTTTGGCTTTAAAATTTCCTGCCCATCAAGCTGAAACTGTTTTAAAAGATGTTGTTTTTCAAGTTGGTCGCACAGGAGTAATTACACCTGTTGCAGTTTTGGAACCTGTAAATATAGGAGGAGCAACTGTTTCAAGGGCAACATTGCATAATGAAAGTGAGATTAAGGCAAAAGGATTAAAGATATATGATCATGTTATTGTGCAAAGAGCAGGAGATGTTATACCCGAGATAGTTCGGCCTCTTGTGGAAAAAAGAACAGGTAGAGAAAAAGATATTATTTTCCCTACTCATTGTCCTGTATGTGGGAGCAAATTAGAACGAATTGGGAGTGAAGTGGCTATACGTTGTGTGAATTTATCTTGTCCTGCTCGTTTGGAGGCTAGTCTTATTCATTTTGTTTCCAAAAAAGGTGTAGATATTGAAGGCATTGGTAAAAAATGGATCCCAATTTTTATTGAAAATGGATTAGTCAAATCTCCTTCAGACTTATTTAAACTTAGAAAACAAGATTTGCTTTCTTTACCCAGAATGGGGGAAAAGTTGGCTCAGAATATTATAAATTCAATAGCAAAGGCAAAGCATAAAATAACATTAGAAAAATTGATTTTTGCTTTAGGTATTAGGCATGTTGGTGAACAAACAGCAAAGATTTTAGCTAAGAATTATAGTTCATTAGAAGAATTGAGTAAGGCTTCAGAAGAAGAATTATGTAAATTGAGGGATATTGGCCCTGAGGTTGCAAGATCTATTGTTTTATTTTTTAAATTAGAAGAGAATAAAAAACTTTTGTTAGAGTTGAAAAAATTAGGAGTTTTTCCTATAAAGGTTAAAGAGAAAGATAATGAGTTTCGTCCATTAGAAGGTAAAATTTTTGTATTAACTGGCAGTCTTAAACACTTTTCTAGAGAACAGGCAAAAAAAATAATTGAAGATTTAGGAGGAAGAGTAAGTAGTTCTATTTCTAAAAAAACAGATTTTTTAGTTGTGGGAGAAAAGCCAGGGAGTAAACTCCAAAAAGCAAAACAATTTGGGACAAAGATAATAAATGAGCAAGAATTTTTAAGGCTTGTGAGTTATCGTTAA
- a CDS encoding glutamate-5-semialdehyde dehydrogenase, protein MELQGVIREIGERSKNASRELAKISSSQKNEALFLLAKMLETKKQDIFDANRKDLEMAEKNGLDAARIERLRITEKTISDMATACKEVAGFDDPVGKIEDMVVRPSGIRVGKMRIPLGVIAIIYESRPNVTIDAAILCLKAGNAVILRGGSEAFYSNQILCFLIAQSLKKAGLPEDGVISLPTTDREAVNYLLELEEFIDVVIPRGGEGLIRAVVKKAKMPVLKHYKGVCHIYVDKYADLDMSLDIVYNAKVQRPGVCNAMECLLVHKDIAEIFLPKVEEKLGKAGVIFHACPKSKNIFQKSELATEEDWGKEYLSLDLAVKIVSSMQEAFKHIEKYGSNHSEAILTKDYFRAMRFLKEVDASAVFVNASTRFNDGGEFGLGAEIGISTSKLHAYGPMGIKELTTTKFVVLGEGQIRT, encoded by the coding sequence ATGGAGTTACAAGGTGTTATAAGAGAAATAGGAGAAAGAAGTAAAAACGCGTCCAGAGAATTGGCAAAGATTAGTAGTAGTCAGAAGAATGAGGCACTTTTTTTACTTGCAAAGATGTTAGAAACCAAAAAACAAGATATTTTTGATGCGAATAGAAAAGACTTAGAGATGGCAGAGAAAAATGGTTTAGATGCTGCTCGTATAGAACGCCTTAGAATCACTGAAAAAACAATATCTGATATGGCAACGGCCTGCAAAGAGGTAGCTGGTTTTGATGATCCTGTGGGAAAAATAGAAGATATGGTTGTTCGTCCTAGTGGTATTAGAGTAGGTAAAATGCGTATTCCTTTAGGAGTTATTGCTATAATTTACGAATCTAGGCCAAATGTTACAATTGATGCTGCAATTTTGTGTTTAAAAGCAGGTAATGCAGTAATTTTGAGAGGAGGTTCTGAAGCATTTTATTCTAATCAGATACTTTGCTTTTTAATCGCACAATCTTTAAAAAAGGCAGGTTTACCTGAAGATGGTGTTATTTCTTTACCTACAACAGATAGGGAGGCTGTTAATTATTTATTGGAATTAGAGGAGTTTATAGATGTAGTTATTCCGCGCGGAGGAGAAGGATTGATTCGTGCTGTTGTAAAAAAGGCAAAAATGCCTGTTTTAAAGCATTATAAAGGGGTATGCCATATTTATGTAGATAAGTATGCAGATTTAGATATGTCTTTAGATATAGTTTATAATGCCAAGGTTCAACGTCCAGGGGTATGTAATGCAATGGAATGCCTTTTGGTGCATAAAGATATTGCAGAGATTTTTTTGCCTAAGGTAGAAGAAAAATTGGGAAAAGCAGGAGTTATATTTCATGCTTGTCCCAAAAGTAAAAATATTTTCCAAAAAAGTGAGCTTGCAACAGAAGAAGATTGGGGAAAAGAATATCTTTCTCTTGATTTGGCTGTAAAAATAGTATCTTCTATGCAAGAGGCGTTTAAACATATAGAAAAATATGGATCTAATCATTCTGAAGCAATTTTAACTAAAGATTACTTTAGAGCTATGCGTTTTTTAAAAGAGGTTGATGCTTCTGCTGTTTTTGTTAATGCGTCTACTCGTTTTAATGATGGTGGTGAATTTGGGTTAGGTGCAGAGATTGGTATTTCTACATCTAAGCTGCATGCATATGGTCCAATGGGAATAAAAGAACTTACTACAACAAAATTTGTTGTTTTAGGAGAAGGTCAAATAAGAACATAA